Genomic DNA from Candidatus Gastranaerophilales bacterium:
CTAAAAATGCCCATTGGCTTGAGCATTTTAAGGATGAGATCCAATCTTTCCCTTATGGAAAACATGATGATCAGGTGGATGCTTTTACTCAACTGTTGGACGAGATAGAAAAAGAAAGGCAATCTCCTACATTGAAAAATATGGCTGAAGCAATAAACACACAAAAACAAAAAGAATGGGAAGAAAGTCAACATCCTGAACAATTGAAAAATTTTATGGATATGATAATCAAAAATTATAAAAAGAGGCCTAGAGGCTGGATACCACCACGCTGGTAAAATACCGGAGCTATTTTTAAAAATCAAATAAATCTTTAACAGGTATTTCGAGTGCTTCGGAAAGTTTTATAATAGTACGAAGGTTAGGAGACTTTTCACATCTTTCGATTTTACCTATATAAGATATATCAAGACCAGCCAAAGTGGATAATTTACTTTTAGTAAAACCTTTGGCTTGTCTTATTTCTTGTACTTTTGTTGCAAATTGCTTACATATACCATCTTTCATTATTTTATTGTGCTATACTCGTTTTAGAAGCGTATAGACCAAAGGTCTAGTTAAAATAAATTGTTACGTCAGGAAATGACGCAGGCATATGATAAGTTAGGTAATTAAGAAAAACGAAAGGATAAAATTATGAAAATGTTAGAAATTACAAAAAAACAAGATAATTTGGAAAAATTTAGTCCGGAAGTAGCAGCAGAATTAAAATACTACGTATATAGATTAATTGACCCGAGAAATGGACAAACTTTTTATGTGGGAAAGGGTAAAAATAATAGAGTATTTGCTCATGCTCTTGATGCTTTAAAATCTTATGAGAATGAAAAATATTTTAATAATGAAGGTGATGAAGATGATATATCTATAAAAATTAAAACTGTACGCGAGATTCGCAATGCAGGATTGAATGTACTTCATGTTATTCATCGCTGGGGGCTGGAAGAAAAAGAAGCTTTTGAGGTTGAAAG
This window encodes:
- a CDS encoding helix-turn-helix transcriptional regulator produces the protein MKDGICKQFATKVQEIRQAKGFTKSKLSTLAGLDISYIGKIERCEKSPNLRTIIKLSEALEIPVKDLFDF